The Blautia obeum ATCC 29174 region TTTTGGAACGATAGATCTTCGCGATCACATCCATAGCATTTTCGCCACTGATACGGACAATACCAATACCTGAAGCACTCATTGCTGTAGAAATTGCTGCAATTGTTGCGTCCATATTTCCTCCTAAGGATATATCTGCTGGCGCAGATATTATTCTAATATTTAGAATACCTACGGATTGTTCCGTGCTACGCAAGCTCATGTGGATTTAGAACTTTTCACCCTGGTATTCTATCTAAAAAAAGATGTTACCCCAGGTAAGCACACACGTCAAGACGTGTTATTCACGCTTTCACCTAGAATAACATCTTTTTTAGATTCATATATTAATATCTTTTTAATTTAACAACTACATGACGGTAAGGTTCCTCACCTTCACTGACTGTTTCAACAAATTTATTTCCCTGCAGTGCAGAGTGGATGATTCTTCTTTCATATGGATTCATCGGCTCAAGTACAACAGGTTTTCTGGTCTTTTTCACCTTGTAGGCAATTCCTCTTGCAAGGTTTTCCAGAGTCTCTTTACGACGTCTTCTGTAATCCTCTGTATCAAGTTTGACACGGATATAATCGGATTTGCCTTTATTTACAACAAGGCTTGTCAGATACTGGAGAGAATCCAGTGTCTGTCCTCTCTTACCGATAAGGATGCCCATATCTTCTCCTTCAAAATCAACTTCCAGACAACCGTCTGTTGTATTGTATTTTGAAGTGATCTGAACTTCTCCAAGATCCATGGAACCAAATACATCGCGAAGGAATACAAGTGCTCTCTCTTCAATATCTTTGATTTCTTCCGGATCTGTAATGATTTCGATCGGTTTTGATGCTTTTACCTGTTTTTCTTTCGCCGGTCTTTCTTTCTGTTCTTTTACCGGTTTCTCTTTTGCAGGTTTTTCTTTTGCAGGTCTCGGCTGTTTTTCTTCTTTTGATGCTTTTGCGGTTTCTGTCTTAGTCTCCGGTTTCACATCGTTCTGTCTGGAAACGGATTTCGGTGCAGATTTCTGTGTTTCTTTTACGGTATCTTCTTTAAAAGCATTAATTTTAACAGAATCAACGATTTTTTCGATTTCTTTTTCTTCAGAATTATCATATACTTTACGAGCTTTGATAATTGCCGGTTTACTTCCGATTCCAAAAAATCCGGAACTTCCTTCGCTGACTACCTGAATATCAAGCTGATCACTGGATACACCCAGTTCAATACATGCCTTTGTAATTGCCTCGTTCTTTGTTTTGGCTGAAAACTGCATATATTCATCCATAGTAAAAACCCGACCTTCCTTTCCTTATTTCTTCTTATTACGTTCTTCGAAATCTCTTACAAGATTTGCCTTGGCTGTGATACTTCCGGCTTTTGCATGAGATGCATTCTTGTAAGCTTCTTCTACTTTTTTTGCACGATTTGCTTCATCAGTACCACTCATGCCTTTTTCAATCTTATTGATGTTTCGGGCACTCTGATGAGCCTGATTTGTAATCTTCTGCGGCGGAAGTCCTTCTTTTGCTCTCTTGGCTTCCATCTTTTTCATATTTTCATTAACAAGGTCATCGATATTCATCTTGTTCAGATGACGGTTGATCAGCAGCTGCTGGATACTTCTTACTACGGAACTTGCGATCCAGTAAATACCAAGACCTACCGGGAAGGTGAAACAGAAAAATGCTGACATAAGCGGCATTACTGTGTTCATCGTCTTCATGGAACTTGCCATGGCATTGTTATCATTATTGCCATTCTGCGTCGCTGCCTGTGGCATAAGCTTCAGGTTGAGCATCTGTGTAGCCCAGGAAAGAAGCGGAATTGCAAGAGCTGCAATGATAAGGATCAGGGATCCCGTTTTGATATAACTCAGTGGCTGGTCAGCAATGTTCAGCACACCAAATGTCTGCATTTTCTGGATTTCAGAAGCAGTCTTGCTGATCTGATCTGAAAATCCGGAGAACTGGCTGATATTCTGTAAGGATTCCCACTGAGACGGAGACAGCGCATACAGGAAATCTACGATAGAATCTGCATTCTCAGTTACCTGTCTTACTCGTGTCATCTTGTTGTCTGTGATAAAGTTGTTGATGATATCTGTAAATCCGTCTACTGCAAGGATTTTTGTGCAGACACCGTTAAATACATTGTAAACACTTCCAACATAAGCCGGAATGTTCTGGATTACCTGATACAGAGTAAACAGGATCGGCATCTGGATTGCCAGCTGAACACAGCTTCCTGTCGCAGATACACCATATTTCTGGTAAACTGCCTGTGTTTCTTCCTGCATCTTCATCATGGAATCCTGATCTTTTTTACCCTGGTATTTTTTCTGGATCTTCTGGATCTCAGGCTGCATGATCGCACTCAGCTTGGAGAATTTCTGCTGTTTGATCTGCAGAGGAGTCATACAAAGGTAGATCAGAATACTGAAAATAATAATACAAAGGCCAAGATTCTGAATTCCTACGGCTTCCAGAACCTTGTAGATTGCATTCATGATCCATCCCATTACAACTGCAATCTGACCAATGATCGGGGTACCACTCTTAGTAGCCAAAATCATACTTTCCAATTTTCTAGTTCCTCCTGGATAATCTTATGAAGTAAACCGTCACGACGGACGGCTCATGCTCCATTTACACTTATGGTACGGGATCATATCCTCCATGAGAAAAAGGATTACAGCGTAATATTCTCCATACTGCAAGTAATCCTCCCTTAAGCGCACCATATTTTTCGATTGCTTCCAAACCATATTGAGAACATGTGGGAATATAAGGACACTTTGTTCTCTTCATCGGTGAAATATAGATCTGATAGAGTCGTATCATTTTAATAAGAAGTTTCTTCATCCGTTCCTCCTGCAATTGCATGCTTCTGTGCCAGATTCATAAAGGCACTCTCAATCTCCTGATAGCTTCTGTCCTTTGCAGAATTACGGGCGATCACTACAATATCAAGATTTCTGTCAAATTTTTCTTCATTTAAACGATAGCT contains the following coding sequences:
- the yidD gene encoding membrane protein insertion efficiency factor YidD codes for the protein MKKLLIKMIRLYQIYISPMKRTKCPYIPTCSQYGLEAIEKYGALKGGLLAVWRILRCNPFSHGGYDPVP
- a CDS encoding YidC/Oxa1 family membrane protein insertase, with product MILATKSGTPIIGQIAVVMGWIMNAIYKVLEAVGIQNLGLCIIIFSILIYLCMTPLQIKQQKFSKLSAIMQPEIQKIQKKYQGKKDQDSMMKMQEETQAVYQKYGVSATGSCVQLAIQMPILFTLYQVIQNIPAYVGSVYNVFNGVCTKILAVDGFTDIINNFITDNKMTRVRQVTENADSIVDFLYALSPSQWESLQNISQFSGFSDQISKTASEIQKMQTFGVLNIADQPLSYIKTGSLILIIAALAIPLLSWATQMLNLKLMPQAATQNGNNDNNAMASSMKTMNTVMPLMSAFFCFTFPVGLGIYWIASSVVRSIQQLLINRHLNKMNIDDLVNENMKKMEAKRAKEGLPPQKITNQAHQSARNINKIEKGMSGTDEANRAKKVEEAYKNASHAKAGSITAKANLVRDFEERNKKK
- the jag gene encoding RNA-binding cell elongation regulator Jag/EloR gives rise to the protein MDEYMQFSAKTKNEAITKACIELGVSSDQLDIQVVSEGSSGFFGIGSKPAIIKARKVYDNSEEKEIEKIVDSVKINAFKEDTVKETQKSAPKSVSRQNDVKPETKTETAKASKEEKQPRPAKEKPAKEKPVKEQKERPAKEKQVKASKPIEIITDPEEIKDIEERALVFLRDVFGSMDLGEVQITSKYNTTDGCLEVDFEGEDMGILIGKRGQTLDSLQYLTSLVVNKGKSDYIRVKLDTEDYRRRRKETLENLARGIAYKVKKTRKPVVLEPMNPYERRIIHSALQGNKFVETVSEGEEPYRHVVVKLKRY